From the Borrelia duttonii Ly genome, the window GAAATTATTAATTTTTGTACAAATTACCTCTCAATATCAAATAGTACAGAACTTAAAGCAATAGGTATCTTGCTTTCTTCTGGTACTCCATTATCTCAATTCACCAAAAAAAAATTACTATCACTATCATCCAATTTACAAATTAGAAATCATACTTTGGGCAACTCCACACTCATTATAAATGCTATTTATTTCCTAAAAAAACATAAGTTTAATATTATTTATATAAAACTTAATCGTATTCTCAAAAAATTATTTCTTGCAAATATAACTACTAAACATTTAGAATATATTTATTCTATTATTCTTCAATCTCTAAACAAAAAGGACAATTCTTACTTTTATGAATCCATTTTAAAACATCCAAAATACAAAAGTATCAAACTTGTAAGTAAGCCTACTTCACTAAGTAGTCTTGAAAACTTAATTTTTATTAATTCATTTCAAAATTTACGTATACATACTGCAAATAGTTTACAATTTTTTATAAACAAATATATTTATCTATAATCATTAGTACAAAAATATTTTTTTTTAAAAATTAAACCTAAAAAATTATTTATTTCACTACATAACAACATCTTAATGTTATATAGTACAAATATTACATTATCTGCATTCAATAACAAAATTTTACTATCACTATACTTTTTTACATTTTTAATATATATTTATTAAATAAGGTATTAGATTTTTGTAAGTTTCAGTATATTTTTTCCTATACTAAATTAACACTGTAAATGAGCACCATTAAATTTCTTCAAATGACTAAAGTGTTTTGCGTAGATTATCTTCTATAATTTGTTATCTATACAATTTTATACAATAAACCGAATATTTTTGATTAGAACATATGTATCAATCAAGTAACATGTAATTAACAAAAATAACACCTCCCTCACTATTACAGAAAGAAGTGTGTACATCCTTCACAAAAACATATTGAAATCGGTTAATTTCAAAAGAAAACATCTCCTACCTGATACGCCTCACCAAGAACGAGAGAAATGTTTCCTTTAAATAACTTTTTATCTTACGTATCTTTATCCACAACTATTTATTGTTGTTGCACACCAGATGCTTCTGATGTCTTATCTTCTTGCTTAATTGTAGCCAATGTTTCATTTATCTTTTTTAATCCACTATCAACTGTATTTCTTATCGCAATTATAAGAGTACTTAGTGTTTTATTTACTGCACTTGCTGATGCACCATTTACCGCATACTCAGATTTATCTTCCCCATTCTTAGCAGCAAGTTGACCACCTTTAGCCATAGCTCTTAATGCTATCCCTCCTGCAATAACTGCATCTTTATTTGCTGATGCTACTGCAAGATCTTTATCATCAGCCTTACCAGCAGCAGCCTCACCAGAGTTAGCAATAGCTTGCAAAATATCAGCACCACTTACCGCTCCTATTGACGCACTTGCCGCTGCAGCCTGTTGTTCTGTTCCACTATTGGCACCTTTACCACTAAGCAACTTACCGATTGATTTTTTTTCAGTATCTCCAGTCTTTGTAGCATTTGAATCCCCTTCACCCTTCTTTAAAACTACGTCAACTACTTCCTTAATTCCTTTAACGAGAGCATTTATACTTGCAGCTTCTGCAGGTTTAGCATCCTCATTTTTGACAGCATTTCCTATAGCAATATCACCAGTAGCCCCTTTTGCTGCTTCCTTTACTCCTGCAACAATCTTATCTAAAGTACCAGTAATAAAATGCTCAACAACTGTTTTAACTTTTTCATAATTCCCATTCTTTACCACTTCTGATTGCAACTTCTCCTTAACTGAAATCATAGTCTTCTCAATATCACTAAAATACTTCCCTATATCACTTTTTTTAGTCTCTGCCTTTATCCCCAATGTCCCTGTAATCATATCGCCAAAACTCACAAATACGTCCAAAAATCCTTTCCCTAAATTTACCATCTCACTCAAAAATACTTTCTCCGGATCCTTTACTCCCCCACTATTACATCCCATCATCATCATCACCATCATCATCATTAATATCACTACTCTTACTTTCCCCTCTTCTTTTTTCTCTTTCTTCATTCTTCTAGCCTCCTTATTTTTTATTTTTTTCTAGCTTTTACTTAGCTTTCCTTTAAATCTTAGGAAGAC encodes:
- a CDS encoding variable large family protein, encoding MKKEKKEEGKVRVVILMMMMVMMMMGCNSGGVKDPEKVFLSEMVNLGKGFLDVFVSFGDMITGTLGIKAETKKSDIGKYFSDIEKTMISVKEKLQSEVVKNGNYEKVKTVVEHFITGTLDKIVAGVKEAAKGATGDIAIGNAVKNEDAKPAEAASINALVKGIKEVVDVVLKKGEGDSNATKTGDTEKKSIGKLLSGKGANSGTEQQAAAASASIGAVSGADILQAIANSGEAAAGKADDKDLAVASANKDAVIAGGIALRAMAKGGQLAAKNGEDKSEYAVNGASASAVNKTLSTLIIAIRNTVDSGLKKINETLATIKQEDKTSEASGVQQQ